One Maridesulfovibrio bastinii DSM 16055 genomic region harbors:
- a CDS encoding efflux RND transporter periplasmic adaptor subunit translates to MKKVVLIYISFVLLLVAGCSNDNGPIKEVVRPVKTMTVADVGQGKHWSFSGTAEDALESVLSFRVSGKLVYFPGDQIGRKFNEGEIIARLDPADFELEVRQQQAQLERIKANFVRARADVKRIRELYERKVVSKSELDQSEADFKSFRANRNAAEKQLDIARKHLKYTVLKAPFSGWISRTMVKVHQNVQSGQGIVALNAGKQMKMTISIPDTLISNISEGEKVQVCFDAIPGKIFDGKIMEVGVGTNSGATYPVKVYLDNSQKLVRSGMPGNVILLNKFGTDSSIVYVDPSAVAGRTDGSHVVWVIDASTSTAHSRVVKVGDLSTEGLEILEGLHPGEVVVIRGVHSLKEGMKVRLGGGVS, encoded by the coding sequence ATGAAAAAAGTTGTTTTGATTTATATTTCTTTTGTCCTGCTGCTTGTAGCCGGATGCAGCAACGACAACGGGCCGATTAAAGAAGTTGTAAGGCCTGTAAAAACAATGACTGTTGCCGATGTTGGTCAGGGAAAGCATTGGAGTTTTTCCGGGACAGCAGAGGATGCACTGGAGTCAGTTCTTTCTTTCAGGGTCTCTGGAAAGCTTGTTTATTTTCCCGGTGACCAGATCGGCAGAAAATTTAATGAAGGTGAAATTATCGCAAGACTTGATCCTGCTGACTTTGAACTGGAAGTTCGGCAGCAGCAGGCACAGCTTGAAAGGATCAAGGCCAATTTTGTCAGGGCACGGGCCGATGTAAAAAGAATCCGGGAACTTTATGAACGCAAGGTTGTTTCAAAGAGTGAGCTTGACCAGTCCGAAGCTGACTTTAAATCATTCAGAGCCAACAGAAATGCGGCTGAAAAGCAGCTTGATATCGCAAGGAAGCATTTAAAATATACTGTACTCAAAGCACCATTTTCAGGCTGGATCAGCCGTACTATGGTTAAAGTTCATCAGAATGTGCAGTCCGGACAGGGTATTGTCGCTTTAAATGCAGGTAAACAGATGAAAATGACCATCTCCATACCTGATACTTTGATTTCAAATATTTCAGAAGGTGAAAAAGTTCAGGTCTGCTTTGACGCTATTCCCGGAAAAATTTTTGATGGCAAGATAATGGAAGTCGGTGTCGGAACAAATTCGGGAGCGACATACCCGGTCAAGGTTTATCTTGATAATTCTCAAAAACTGGTCCGCAGCGGTATGCCGGGAAATGTTATCCTCCTCAATAAGTTCGGAACAGACAGCAGCATAGTTTATGTTGACCCTTCTGCTGTTGCCGGGAGGACTGACGGTTCCCATGTGGTCTGGGTTATAGATGCGAGCACTTCCACTGCTCACAGCCGCGTGGTTAAAGTCGGTGATCTCTCTACGGAAGGACTCGAAATTTTGGAAGGATTACACCCCGGTGAAGTTGTTGTTATCCGTGGTGTGCATTCCCTTAAAGAAGGAATGAAAGTCCGACTTGGTGGAGGCGTATCGTGA
- a CDS encoding CerR family C-terminal domain-containing protein — MSASVEKKCGRKAQGDETKQKLITIGTRMFGLNGYNGVSLRALSKESGTNLATVSYHFGGKQGLYEAILYSILERKEKIFPSEACVLNRIAMLKSGEINDFELISWFIKTFVKGLIVDPETIWAVIIISRELANPGEFYPVLEEKFFRPSFRNINLMLEAILGADIDKMEMVVIGEALIGMSLKFVHRKEFLFRLGEDCYTPELIDEVTDILGRRAACFVGCKECC; from the coding sequence ATGAGTGCATCAGTTGAAAAAAAATGCGGCCGCAAAGCACAGGGTGATGAAACAAAGCAGAAGCTTATTACTATCGGAACCAGAATGTTCGGACTTAACGGGTATAATGGGGTCAGCCTGAGAGCCCTTTCCAAAGAGTCTGGAACAAATCTGGCAACGGTCAGCTATCATTTTGGCGGAAAACAAGGGCTTTACGAAGCTATTTTGTATTCTATTCTCGAACGTAAGGAAAAAATTTTCCCGTCAGAGGCCTGCGTGCTGAACCGGATAGCAATGCTTAAATCAGGTGAAATAAATGATTTTGAATTGATCTCCTGGTTTATCAAAACATTTGTCAAAGGTTTGATAGTCGATCCTGAAACTATCTGGGCAGTGATAATTATTTCAAGGGAACTGGCTAATCCCGGTGAATTTTATCCTGTGCTTGAAGAGAAATTTTTCAGACCTTCTTTCAGAAATATAAATTTGATGCTTGAAGCTATTTTGGGAGCTGACATCGACAAAATGGAGATGGTTGTTATTGGTGAAGCTTTAATAGGTATGTCACTCAAGTTTGTTCACAGGAAAGAATTTTTATTTCGTCTGGGGGAAGACTGTTACACGCCTGAACTTATAGATGAAGTTACAGATATATTAGGTAGAAGGGCCGCTTGTTTTGTCGGCTGTAAGGAGTGCTGTTAA
- a CDS encoding RelA/SpoT family protein translates to MIRINEILDVVGSYIKDPDMALIQRAYVFSAREHEGQVRLSGEPYLSHPLHVAKTLADMHLDEPTIAAGLLHDTVEDTDTTIDDIQELFGDEVADIVDGVTKISKMDFESKAVAKAENIRKMILAMAEDIRVLMVKLADRLHNMNTLNFQKSYKQVMIAQETLDIYSPLANRLGLYRVKRELDDLCLYYLKPDVYQTITKGLERQRTLGKEYIDKVINLIEETCEENKIKCSIHGRTKHLYSIYKKMIRQDLELDQVHDIIAFRVIVDSVKDCYEVLGLVHSMWRPVAGRFKDYISIPKANMYQSLHTTVIGPDGERIEIQIRTDEMNQVAEYGVAAHWQYKEQGVSSGKQTRDAERFSWLRQIMDWQRELNDPREFMASLRFDLFSEEVYIFTPAGDIKELPDGATPVDFAYSIHSEVGNHCTGAKINGRLVPLNTQLKNGDTVEVFTDQNRKPSRDWLKFVKTAKARTKIKQYIRTEERESSISLAKEMLEKEGRRMNINVSKAMKDGYFVMLADEFSCGSVDDLLSNVGYSRITPKKVLKRLYAVQNQLLDSEEDESHSESTDEKTETSPVGNKGSSSIKIEGVDNVLIRFAGCCTPLPGEPIVGYISRGRGVVIHSSTCPNVANLESERLLNVSWEGGQEDSAHPVQIRIRCRNVKGLLAKISTVLTEMDVNIDSGTFRSEVDGISVCEFTVEVRDLGHLHRSLNKVKDIDGILEAIRLN, encoded by the coding sequence ATGATTAGAATTAATGAAATTTTAGATGTAGTTGGGTCTTATATCAAAGATCCAGATATGGCTCTTATTCAGCGGGCTTATGTATTTTCAGCGCGTGAGCATGAAGGACAGGTCCGGCTATCCGGAGAGCCTTATCTTTCGCATCCACTCCATGTCGCTAAAACTCTGGCGGACATGCATCTTGACGAGCCGACAATTGCGGCCGGACTTCTGCATGATACCGTGGAAGATACTGATACGACCATTGATGATATTCAGGAGCTGTTTGGTGACGAGGTTGCTGATATTGTAGATGGAGTGACCAAAATCAGTAAGATGGATTTTGAATCCAAAGCTGTTGCCAAGGCGGAGAACATCCGCAAAATGATTCTGGCTATGGCTGAAGATATCAGAGTCCTCATGGTTAAGCTGGCCGACAGACTCCATAATATGAATACTCTGAATTTTCAGAAAAGCTACAAGCAGGTGATGATTGCTCAGGAAACTCTGGATATTTATTCACCCCTTGCAAACAGGCTCGGCCTCTACCGGGTTAAGAGGGAACTGGATGACCTTTGTCTTTATTACCTCAAACCTGATGTTTATCAGACCATTACCAAAGGGCTGGAGCGGCAGAGAACACTTGGAAAAGAGTATATCGACAAGGTCATAAATCTTATTGAAGAGACCTGTGAAGAAAATAAGATCAAGTGTTCCATCCATGGGCGTACTAAGCATCTGTACAGTATTTATAAGAAGATGATCCGGCAGGACCTTGAGCTTGATCAGGTGCACGACATCATCGCTTTCAGGGTTATAGTTGATTCTGTGAAGGACTGTTATGAAGTTCTGGGACTGGTCCATTCCATGTGGAGACCTGTTGCCGGAAGGTTTAAGGATTATATTTCTATCCCTAAAGCCAACATGTATCAGAGTCTGCACACAACCGTTATCGGTCCGGACGGTGAGCGCATTGAAATCCAGATTCGTACCGATGAAATGAATCAGGTTGCCGAATATGGTGTCGCCGCGCACTGGCAGTATAAAGAGCAGGGAGTAAGCAGCGGTAAACAGACCAGAGATGCGGAGAGATTTTCATGGCTCCGCCAGATTATGGACTGGCAGCGCGAACTTAATGATCCCCGTGAATTTATGGCTTCACTGCGTTTTGATCTGTTCAGTGAGGAAGTTTATATTTTCACGCCGGCTGGTGATATTAAAGAACTCCCTGATGGAGCCACCCCGGTAGACTTTGCCTATTCCATTCATAGTGAAGTCGGCAACCACTGTACTGGAGCTAAAATTAACGGCAGACTGGTTCCGCTAAATACACAGCTTAAAAATGGTGACACGGTAGAAGTTTTTACCGATCAGAATCGAAAGCCGAGCAGAGACTGGCTCAAGTTCGTCAAGACAGCTAAAGCCAGAACAAAAATCAAGCAGTATATAAGAACTGAAGAGCGGGAAAGTTCCATTTCCCTTGCCAAGGAAATGTTGGAAAAAGAAGGCCGGAGGATGAATATTAATGTCTCCAAGGCCATGAAAGACGGATATTTTGTTATGCTGGCGGATGAATTTTCATGCGGCAGTGTTGACGATCTCCTTTCCAATGTAGGGTATTCCAGAATAACCCCCAAGAAAGTTCTTAAAAGGCTTTACGCTGTTCAGAATCAGCTTCTCGATTCTGAGGAAGATGAAAGCCACAGTGAAAGTACTGACGAAAAAACAGAAACATCACCTGTGGGCAACAAAGGCTCCAGCTCGATCAAAATCGAAGGGGTCGATAATGTCCTGATAAGATTTGCAGGATGCTGTACCCCGTTACCCGGTGAGCCTATTGTCGGATACATCAGCCGCGGTCGTGGTGTTGTTATTCATTCTTCCACCTGTCCCAATGTCGCCAATCTTGAAAGCGAAAGACTTCTTAATGTCTCGTGGGAAGGCGGGCAGGAAGATTCAGCTCATCCGGTTCAGATAAGAATCAGATGCCGGAATGTTAAAGGATTGCTGGCTAAAATCAGTACTGTGTTGACCGAAATGGATGTTAACATTGATTCGGGAACTTTTCGTTCGGAAGTTGATGGCATTTCAGTCTGTGAATTTACTGTTGAGGTCCGTGATCTCGGGCATCTGCACCGCTCACTTAATAAAGTCAAAGACATAGACGGTATTTTGGAGGCGATCAGACTTAACTGA
- a CDS encoding peptide-binding protein, which translates to MFLIKTCCCLALVSIIGCSSQPSGKKSAAGNVSAQKIMNASTPVNGGRIIEPMLGEPLNLVSALSSDSGSHEIASRIFVSPLKYDKDLNIVPYAAKNFEVLNGGKIIKFDMRKNIRWFDGKPLTAEDVEFTYKLMIDPKTPTAYSGDFLAVKKFTLTGKYSFEVEYDKPFARSLITWCSDILPKHILEGVDLTKTDFGRHPVGAGPYKLKEWIPGRTVVLEANDDYFEGRPYIDELVFRIIPDSTTQFLELKSGNIDAMGLNAQQYSFQTKGKKWDDNYNKFKYLAFGYTFLGYNMKRELFKDVRVRRAITYAIDKKEIVKGVLFGLGEPAIGPYKPGTWVYNKKLKPYGFNPEKAKELLAEAGWKEYDSNGILVKNGKEFKFTILTNQGNSQRIKSATIIQNRLKNIGIKVEIRTVEWASFVKEFLDKGNFDAIILGWNILQDPDIFSVWHSSNAVPGKLNLTCYKNSELDKLLEEGRQTFDQQKRKKIYDQAQEILYNEQPYCFLFVPMSLPIYNKKIHGVEVAPAGVGYNYTKWWIPEEFQKKKSIQQ; encoded by the coding sequence ATGTTTTTAATCAAGACGTGCTGTTGCCTTGCGCTTGTATCCATTATTGGCTGTTCCTCACAGCCTTCTGGTAAAAAAAGTGCTGCCGGAAACGTTTCTGCGCAAAAAATTATGAATGCTTCAACCCCGGTAAATGGAGGGCGCATTATCGAACCTATGCTCGGCGAACCTCTCAACCTTGTTTCCGCTCTTTCTTCAGACTCGGGCAGCCATGAAATAGCCAGCAGAATATTTGTTTCTCCTCTTAAATATGACAAGGATTTGAACATTGTACCTTATGCTGCGAAAAATTTCGAGGTACTAAATGGCGGTAAAATTATAAAATTTGATATGCGTAAAAATATCAGATGGTTTGATGGCAAACCGCTGACAGCGGAAGATGTTGAATTTACCTATAAACTGATGATTGATCCTAAAACTCCCACGGCATATTCCGGTGATTTTCTGGCTGTGAAGAAATTTACACTTACCGGTAAATATTCTTTTGAGGTTGAATACGACAAACCATTCGCAAGATCACTCATTACCTGGTGTTCGGATATCCTTCCGAAACATATTCTTGAGGGAGTGGACCTCACTAAAACAGACTTCGGAAGGCACCCGGTTGGAGCCGGACCGTATAAACTTAAAGAATGGATACCGGGACGTACTGTTGTCCTTGAAGCTAATGATGATTACTTTGAAGGAAGACCTTATATTGATGAACTGGTTTTTCGCATAATACCTGACAGCACAACTCAGTTTCTGGAGCTTAAATCAGGAAATATTGATGCCATGGGACTCAATGCCCAGCAGTATTCTTTTCAGACCAAGGGTAAAAAATGGGATGATAATTATAATAAATTTAAATATCTCGCATTTGGATATACCTTTCTTGGGTACAATATGAAAAGAGAGTTGTTTAAGGATGTCAGGGTAAGGAGAGCCATAACCTATGCAATCGACAAGAAAGAAATAGTTAAAGGTGTTTTATTCGGTCTCGGTGAACCGGCTATCGGACCTTATAAACCCGGCACATGGGTGTATAACAAAAAGCTTAAACCTTACGGTTTCAATCCTGAAAAAGCTAAAGAGCTTTTAGCTGAAGCTGGTTGGAAAGAATATGATTCCAACGGTATTCTTGTTAAAAATGGTAAGGAATTCAAATTTACCATTCTGACTAATCAGGGTAACTCCCAGCGTATAAAGTCTGCTACCATTATCCAGAACAGACTTAAAAATATTGGCATAAAGGTGGAAATCAGGACTGTAGAATGGGCTTCATTTGTTAAGGAATTTCTTGATAAGGGAAACTTTGATGCGATTATCCTCGGCTGGAATATCCTTCAGGACCCTGATATTTTTTCAGTATGGCATTCTTCAAATGCTGTTCCGGGAAAGTTGAACCTGACCTGTTATAAAAACTCCGAACTGGATAAACTGCTTGAAGAGGGAAGGCAGACATTCGATCAGCAGAAACGAAAGAAAATTTATGATCAGGCACAGGAAATATTATACAATGAGCAGCCATACTGCTTTTTGTTTGTCCCGATGTCGCTGCCGATTTATAATAAAAAAATCCATGGGGTTGAAGTAGCACCTGCCGGTGTTGGTTATAATTATACCAAATGGTGGATTCCAGAAGAATTTCAGAAAAAGAAGAGCATACAGCAGTAG
- a CDS encoding DEAD/DEAH box helicase has product MSQSEETVVKNILKSFISNTVPEYILEGSHTIVNSDGVQKQDIKKRERYWDVDSLIQGDDFQNYSSELGLNLAEESINYYCNCPDSFSGVCRHVGAAAIKLLHSLDTEEEKADSAVHTDWRQTYRSYFSTELEPEAGKHYIVYRMYPEPERLQVAFFRCRQNKSGLSQVQNEIDLEKIIQNPEWCETAPSLPIVAEQIGHYLDYRGHRVEIPAGLHAWFFRTIKDEYYLFLRDTDVPVRIESRTMQLRLSPQLTDEGLTFDILLSDEGKPPFSIMDDDEVFFYGRLPLWVYWKQGFYPVQTTLDPKLVQEMRLQKPMIQASDIPEFLDRVWTQIPVSDLHGHEDFLEKMQPFFVPATFNPKLYLNEEGSLLTIKIDNVYETEHGEISLPGPDPDLQTGSYKDGAKAYLVRRAQDEEKQLFSELQDMGFQPRSNSIWFMEQEAAITFLLDYYPQLVEAYRVYGEKNLTRYKVRLTKPQIVAEIDTDDENKWFNLDIAVEYDDQRVPIDKIWEAWGQGKRYVQLKDGSYTSLPESWLKKISHKLRALGYDAEKPPRQKFEQYETPVLDKLLEDLPDVKTDEHFVKLREKIHNFKEIQIITQPNGLNATLRPYQAQGLSYLNFLHDYKFGGILADEMGLGKTIQTLSFILSLHERGINGPSLIIVPTSVLPNWEREAEKFVPQLKRLTIYGSRREEMFKKIGESDIVVTTYALLRRDLEELLKFEYSTVILDEAQNIKNPNTITAKSVRKLKSDMRLCLSGTPIENNLFELWSLFEFLMPGFLSSQHAFQRGVVKPIKDGDEETLEYLRGRVKPFILRRTKAEVAKDLPPKIETVHYCELIEEQRDLYNALAKRLKEQVLKDVDEKGMAKSQMSILDALLKLRQICCHPRLLNLDMPGLSTNLPSGKFDAFKDLIFDVVEGGHKVLVFSQFVQMLHVIRSWLKIQEIPFAYLDGSSKDRFEQVDMFNDSPDIPIFLISLKAGGTGLNLTSADYVIHYDPWWNPAVENQATDRTHRIGQKRQVFAYKMICQNTVEEKILKLQEMKKHVAEAIIPGQSALKSLTRDDLEMLFEV; this is encoded by the coding sequence ATGTCACAAAGTGAAGAAACTGTAGTAAAAAATATTTTAAAATCTTTTATTTCCAATACTGTCCCTGAGTATATACTTGAGGGGTCTCACACCATTGTCAACAGTGACGGTGTACAGAAACAGGATATTAAAAAACGTGAGCGTTACTGGGACGTCGATTCACTTATACAGGGTGACGACTTCCAGAACTATTCTTCTGAGCTGGGTCTTAATCTTGCTGAAGAAAGCATCAATTATTATTGCAATTGCCCGGACTCTTTTTCAGGAGTTTGCAGACATGTTGGAGCAGCAGCTATAAAACTGCTGCATTCACTTGATACTGAAGAAGAGAAAGCCGATTCGGCAGTGCACACGGACTGGAGACAGACTTACCGTTCATACTTTTCCACCGAGCTGGAACCTGAAGCCGGCAAGCATTACATCGTTTATAGAATGTACCCTGAGCCGGAACGTCTCCAAGTAGCCTTTTTTCGCTGCCGGCAGAACAAATCAGGCCTTTCTCAAGTTCAAAACGAAATAGATCTTGAAAAAATCATTCAGAATCCGGAATGGTGTGAAACAGCACCGAGTCTTCCGATTGTTGCTGAACAGATCGGCCATTATCTTGATTACCGGGGACACAGAGTTGAAATCCCGGCAGGCCTCCACGCCTGGTTTTTCCGCACCATCAAGGACGAATATTATCTCTTCCTGAGAGACACGGATGTTCCGGTTCGTATTGAAAGCCGTACTATGCAGCTGCGTCTTTCACCGCAACTTACCGATGAAGGACTGACTTTCGATATTTTACTCTCCGATGAAGGGAAACCGCCTTTCTCCATTATGGATGACGATGAAGTCTTCTTTTACGGAAGACTGCCGCTGTGGGTATACTGGAAACAGGGTTTTTACCCGGTCCAGACAACGCTTGATCCTAAACTCGTTCAGGAAATGAGATTGCAGAAACCGATGATTCAGGCTTCTGACATCCCTGAATTTCTTGACCGGGTCTGGACACAGATTCCAGTATCCGACCTTCACGGACATGAAGATTTTCTTGAAAAAATGCAGCCGTTCTTTGTTCCGGCCACATTTAATCCGAAACTTTATCTCAATGAAGAAGGCAGCCTGCTCACAATCAAGATCGATAATGTTTATGAAACCGAGCACGGAGAAATTTCTCTGCCCGGACCTGATCCAGATTTGCAGACAGGAAGCTACAAAGACGGAGCTAAAGCCTATCTTGTACGCAGAGCACAGGACGAAGAAAAGCAGCTCTTTTCCGAATTGCAGGATATGGGCTTTCAGCCGAGAAGCAACTCAATCTGGTTTATGGAGCAGGAAGCAGCTATCACATTTCTGCTGGATTATTATCCCCAGCTTGTCGAAGCGTACAGAGTCTATGGTGAAAAGAATCTGACAAGATATAAAGTCAGACTCACCAAGCCTCAGATTGTGGCCGAGATTGATACCGACGATGAAAACAAATGGTTCAATCTTGATATTGCCGTTGAATATGATGACCAGCGTGTACCCATCGATAAAATATGGGAAGCATGGGGTCAGGGCAAACGCTATGTCCAGCTCAAGGACGGCTCATATACCAGCCTTCCTGAGTCATGGCTCAAAAAGATCAGCCATAAGCTCAGAGCACTCGGGTATGACGCTGAAAAGCCGCCCAGACAGAAATTTGAACAGTATGAAACACCTGTTCTGGATAAGCTTCTTGAAGATCTTCCTGATGTTAAAACAGATGAACATTTTGTTAAACTCAGGGAAAAAATCCATAACTTCAAAGAAATACAGATTATTACCCAGCCCAACGGACTTAATGCGACTCTGCGTCCGTATCAGGCACAGGGCCTCAGCTACCTCAACTTTCTGCATGACTATAAATTCGGCGGAATACTTGCTGATGAAATGGGACTTGGTAAAACCATTCAGACACTGTCCTTCATACTTTCGCTGCATGAGCGCGGAATCAACGGACCAAGCCTGATCATTGTTCCAACATCGGTTCTTCCCAACTGGGAGAGAGAAGCTGAAAAGTTTGTTCCTCAACTTAAACGGCTTACTATTTACGGATCACGCCGTGAAGAAATGTTCAAGAAAATCGGGGAGTCTGACATTGTTGTCACGACTTACGCCCTGCTCCGCCGCGACCTTGAGGAACTACTTAAATTTGAATATTCAACGGTAATTCTTGATGAAGCACAAAACATCAAGAATCCGAATACAATAACAGCAAAATCTGTCCGCAAGCTCAAATCTGATATGAGACTCTGCCTCTCAGGTACTCCAATTGAAAACAATCTGTTTGAATTGTGGTCCCTGTTTGAATTTCTCATGCCCGGGTTCCTCAGCTCACAGCACGCGTTCCAGCGCGGCGTTGTAAAACCGATTAAAGACGGTGATGAAGAGACCCTTGAGTACCTGCGCGGAAGGGTTAAGCCTTTTATTCTAAGAAGAACAAAAGCCGAGGTTGCCAAGGACCTGCCGCCGAAGATTGAAACAGTTCATTACTGCGAACTTATTGAAGAACAGCGTGATCTTTATAATGCTCTGGCAAAACGCCTCAAGGAGCAGGTTCTCAAAGATGTTGACGAGAAAGGTATGGCCAAAAGCCAGATGTCTATTCTCGATGCGCTGCTCAAGCTTCGTCAGATCTGCTGTCATCCTCGTCTGCTCAATCTTGATATGCCCGGACTTTCAACCAATCTGCCGTCAGGTAAATTTGACGCTTTCAAAGATCTCATCTTCGATGTTGTTGAAGGTGGACATAAGGTTCTGGTATTTTCACAGTTCGTGCAGATGCTGCATGTTATCCGCTCCTGGCTCAAAATTCAGGAAATACCATTCGCTTATCTGGATGGTTCCAGTAAAGACCGTTTTGAGCAGGTTGATATGTTTAACGACAGTCCTGATATACCGATCTTCCTTATCTCACTCAAAGCCGGTGGAACAGGCCTTAACTTGACATCAGCCGACTATGTAATTCATTATGACCCATGGTGGAACCCGGCTGTAGAAAATCAGGCAACTGACCGTACCCACCGAATAGGTCAGAAACGTCAGGTATTTGCATATAAAATGATCTGCCAGAATACTGTCGAAGAAAAAATTCTAAAACTTCAAGAGATGAAAAAGCATGTTGCTGAAGCAATTATCCCAGGACAATCAGCTCTCAAATCTCTCACTCGTGACGATCTTGAGATGCTCTTTGAAGTGTAA
- a CDS encoding PilZ domain-containing protein: METKANSPIVGYINRKEPLALSEQLNFPLELTYTLEEFINRMMKDDCSGLILDIHKVMSEHPQERNRIFAIASGYPIVRTRMDKYGNRIFIDNPQVLKKENEWDAKVNVREEERVETDIQASISYENDPAMADSISVKLKNISLEGCFITTTEDFSEEQFINIRIETLSNKLPIVAGIRWYTNKTHTHQGFGVKFIKILEEQREEIEKLYFT; the protein is encoded by the coding sequence ATGGAAACGAAAGCAAATTCACCTATAGTTGGTTATATCAACAGAAAAGAACCTCTGGCTCTTTCGGAGCAGTTAAACTTTCCTCTGGAACTTACCTATACTCTGGAAGAGTTTATAAACAGAATGATGAAGGATGACTGTTCAGGTCTTATTCTTGATATTCATAAAGTCATGTCTGAACATCCGCAGGAACGGAACCGTATTTTTGCCATCGCCTCCGGTTACCCCATTGTCCGCACCAGAATGGACAAATACGGCAACAGAATATTTATTGATAATCCGCAAGTTCTTAAAAAAGAAAATGAATGGGATGCTAAAGTAAATGTCAGAGAAGAAGAAAGAGTTGAAACGGATATTCAGGCAAGCATAAGTTACGAAAACGATCCGGCGATGGCTGACTCTATCAGTGTAAAATTGAAAAATATCTCTCTGGAAGGATGTTTTATCACTACAACTGAAGACTTTTCCGAAGAGCAGTTCATAAATATCAGAATAGAGACTCTTTCCAACAAACTCCCCATAGTTGCGGGTATCAGGTGGTATACAAATAAAACACATACCCATCAGGGATTCGGAGTAAAATTTATTAAAATACTTGAAGAACAGCGTGAGGAGATAGAAAAACTGTATTTCACTTAA
- a CDS encoding peroxiredoxin gives MEEKKFNMPLLGDPFPEMSVVTTHGPMNIPGDLKGSWFVLFSHPADFTPVCTTEFVGFQKRMEEFEKLGVKLIGMSVDQVFSHIKWVEWIQEKLGVKITFPVIAANDTIANKLGMLHPGKGSNTVRAVFIGDPEGKVRLVLYYPQEIGRNMDEIVRSVKALITSDENGVAIPANWPENELIKNRVIVPPAQSQADAEKRMSEYEGYDWWFCHKEL, from the coding sequence ATGGAAGAAAAGAAATTTAACATGCCTCTTCTTGGTGATCCTTTTCCAGAAATGTCAGTCGTTACTACTCACGGCCCCATGAATATTCCCGGAGATTTAAAGGGTAGCTGGTTTGTTCTTTTCAGCCATCCTGCTGATTTTACTCCTGTATGCACAACAGAGTTTGTCGGTTTTCAGAAAAGAATGGAAGAATTTGAAAAGCTTGGCGTAAAACTTATCGGAATGTCGGTCGATCAGGTTTTCAGCCATATTAAATGGGTTGAATGGATTCAGGAAAAACTCGGGGTTAAAATTACTTTCCCTGTAATTGCTGCCAACGATACCATTGCTAATAAACTGGGCATGCTGCATCCCGGCAAAGGCTCAAACACCGTCCGCGCTGTATTTATCGGCGACCCTGAAGGAAAAGTAAGGCTTGTCCTTTATTATCCTCAGGAAATCGGACGTAACATGGATGAAATTGTACGTTCTGTTAAGGCTCTTATTACCTCTGATGAAAATGGTGTAGCTATCCCAGCCAACTGGCCGGAAAATGAGCTTATCAAAAACAGAGTTATTGTTCCGCCTGCACAGTCACAGGCTGATGCTGAAAAACGTATGAGTGAATATGAAGGTTATGACTGGTGGTTCTGCCATAAAGAACTCTAA